A portion of the Cryptomeria japonica chromosome 5, Sugi_1.0, whole genome shotgun sequence genome contains these proteins:
- the LOC131042498 gene encoding lipase-like PAD4 — MNIVNMNFESMDEDSQPSGPQFAAGQEQAIFLSSCEILNRAWEETRSIPNNNDNTYFRWSKYEGVVFITFPSFHIGDFTASDSSYEQCDIKNENKFFSDRLKDDSDQPALVHKGALYKFLDLMKRSDLETQMKQFSEQIKEQKVEQPIIFVGNSIGGAMATLATICFLDKRLKNIYPLCITFGSPLVGNAALRESIGSQDWLGRFCHVVSKHDFVPRMLLAPFESIALHLNSIFSQGEIIMGNDSDPIQACRELLDNVKCLGKSSPYKPFGIYMICSTQGAACIEDSQAALEMLILTLQSTEENGIADALISEHKSYGDKLKNVFESGYSTRASNIFSESSIGTGMALQLESSVETGIALQLEAMGFQTLTKSAFDALKKAADLKNKHDMDIKDLNSKLSENQSRLAELEWYIKTVSKGNSCSSYDVFRDLGEKKDFHINRHRMNLEDFWDKIIDMVKNQQLPSDFRYQNKWINAGTAYRRLVEPLDIADFYHLHSDRGSYLSIKNRPLRHRVLEKWLDDKNQTRIERGRGRKKTRTKFASLTEDSRFWARVEEADKDLTNLQPEKEQTVIAHLKKSLKDFEAYVSKMIEEKSISMEVFIEESGFMIWWKKYREFQQQHSEEWKSSSPLLKSMEKEKLGVQKTGF; from the exons ATGAATATCGTAAATATGAACTTCGAAAGCATGGATGAAGACTCGCAGCCTAGTGGTCCACA GTTTGCTGCTGGTCAAGAGCAGGcaatttttctttcttcttgtgaAATCCTGAACAGAGCTTGGGAGGAGACGCGCAGTATTCCAAATAACAATGACAATACTTATTTTCGTTGGAGTAAGTATGAAGGCGTAGTATTTATCACATTCCCTTCCTTTCACATAGGAGATTTCACTGCCAGTGATAGCTCATATGAACAATGCGATATTAAGAATGAGAACAAGTTCTTCTCTGACCGTCTCAAGGATGATTCCGATCAACCGGCTCTTGTTCACAAAGGAGCTCTCTACAAATTCCTTGATCTTATGAAAAGATCAGACTTGGAAACTCAG ATGAAGCAATTTTCGGAACAGATTAAGGAACAAAAAGTGGAACAACCAATTATATTCGTGGGTAATTCTATAGGAGGTGCTATGGCAACACTAGCTACAATCTGCTTTCTGGATAAGAGGCTGAAAAATATCTATCCTTTGTGCATTACATTTGGCTCTCCTTTGGTGGGAAATGCTGCTCTTAGAGAATCAATTGGCTCCCAAGATTGGCTTGGAAGATTTTGTCATGTggtttcaaaacatgattttgttCCTCGCATGCTCCTTGCACCTTTTGAATCAATTGCACTCCATTTGAATTCAATTTTCTCTCAGGGAGAGATAATAATGGGCAATGATTCTGATCCTATACAAGCTTGCAGGGAACTTCTTGACAATGTCAAGTGCCTTGGAAAGTCTAGCCCATATAAACCTTTTGGTATTTATATGATCTGTTCAACCCAGGGAGCAGCTTGTATTGAGGACAGTCAAGCTGCCTTGGAGATGCTAATTTTAACTTTGCAAAGCACAGAAGAAAATGGTATTGCCGATGCATTGATTTCAGAGCACAAAAGTTATGGTGATAAgttgaaaaatgtttttgaaagTGGATACTCAACAAGAGCTTCGAACATCTTCTCAGAATCCTCCATTGGGACAGGAATGGCACTGCAATTAGAATCCTCCGTTGAGACGGGAATAGCACTGCAATTAGAAGCCATGGGTTTTCAGACTCTG ACTAAATCTGCATTTGATGCCCTGAAAAAAGCCGCAGATTTGAAAAACAAGCATGACATGGACATTAAGGACCTAAATTCAAAGTTGAGCGAGAACCAAAGTAGACTGGCAGAGCTGGAATGGTACATTAAAACAGTATCTAAGGGCAACAGCTGTAGCTCCTACGATGTTTTCAGGGACCTGGGCGAAAAGAAAGATTTTCATATTAATCGGCATAGAATGAATCTAGAAGATTTCTGGGATAAAATTATTGATATGGTGAAGAATCAGCAATTGCCCAGTGACTTCCGATACCAAAACAAATGGATCAATGCTGGAACTGCATACAGAAGACTTGTAGAGCCCCTGGACATTGCAGACTTCTATCATCTGCACAGCGACAGGGGAAGCTATCTCTCAATTAAGAACAGGCCGCTCCGTCATAGGGTTCTGGAAAAATGGCTGGATGACAAAAACCAAACTCGCATTgaaagaggtagagggaggaaAAAGACTCGCACAAAGTTTGCATCCTTAACTGAGGACTCTCGCTTTTGGGCTCGTGTAGAAGAAGCTGATAAAGACTTGACAAATCTCCAGCCAGAGAAAGAGCAAACTGTCATTGCCCATCTCAAGAAAAGCCTCAAAGATTTTGAAGCTTATGTGTCGAAGATGATCGAGGAGAAAAGTATTTCCATGGAGGTTTTCATTGAAGAGAGCGGCTTCATGATATGGTGGAAGAAATACAGAGAGTTTCAGCAGCAACACTCAGAAGAGTGGAAATCAAGCTCCCCTTTGCTCAAATCCATGGAAAAGGAGAAATTGGGAGTTCAGAAGACAGGTTTTTGA